A portion of the Oncorhynchus gorbuscha isolate QuinsamMale2020 ecotype Even-year linkage group LG07, OgorEven_v1.0, whole genome shotgun sequence genome contains these proteins:
- the inhbaa gene encoding inhibin subunit beta Aa: MSPLPLLSGILLLFTHSCAGGSSLPMADSLAMGGGQTPPQTQSQSQLAPEVTNCPSCALARLNEEEDGGKTDVVEAVKRHILNMLHLQARPNVTHPVPRAALLNAIRKLHVGRVAEDGSVQIEDEGHGRLDPADMAETTEIITFAEAGDSQGAVNFLISKEGGELSLVEQANVWIFLRLAKTNRSRAKVTICLLQQHRGGDGREETAPVPLAEKVVDTRRSGWHTFPVSASVQALLKRGGSTLSLRVSCPLCANAGATPILVSASSGQEREQSHRPFLMAVVQQGEGGEPRRRRKRGLECDGKVSACCKRQFYVNFKDIGWSDWIIAPGGYHANYCEGDCPSHVASITGSSLSFHSTVINHYRIRGYAPFQNIKSCCVPTRLRAMSMLYYNEEQKIVKKDIQNMVVEECGCS; encoded by the exons ATGTCTCCTCTGCCCCTGCTGAGTGGGATTCTTCTGCTCTTTACCCATAGCTGCGCCGGTGGCAGCTCTTTGCCCATGGCGGACTCCTTAGCGATGGGTGGTGGCCAGACCCCACCACAAACCCAGTCCCAATCCCAGCTGGCACCGGAGGTCACCAACTGTCCGTCATGTGCCCTGGCACGGCTAAACGAGGAGGAGGACGGCGGCAAAACCGACGTGGTGGAGGCGGTGAAGAGGCACATTCTCAACATGCTGCACCTGCAGGCACGGCCCAACGTCACGCATCCGGTGCCCCGCGCTGCTCTGCTCAATGCCATCCGCAAGCTGCATGTGGGACGCGTGGCCGAGGACGGCAGCGTCCAGATTGAGGACGAGGGCCACGGGCGTCTCGACCCCGCTGACATGGCCGAGACGACTGAGATCATTACCTTTGCAGAGGCTG GCGACTCCCAGGGCGCGGTCAACTTCCTCATCTCCAAGGAGGGCGGAGAGCTGTCTCTGGTGGAGCAGGCTAATGTATGGATCTTCCTCCGGCTAGCCAAGACCAACCGCAGCCGTGCCAAGGTCACTATCTGCCTGCTGCAGCAGCACCGTGGTGGAGATGGCCGTGAGGAGACGGCGCCGGTGCCGTTGGCTGAGAAGGTGGTGGACACGCGGCGCAGCGGCTGGCACACTTTTCCAGTCTCGGCCAGCGTCCAGGCCCTGCTGAAGCGCGGCGGCAGTACACTCAGTTTGAGGGTCTCCTGCCCGCTGTGTGCCAACGCTGGCGCCACGCCCATCCTGGTGTCGGCCAGCAGCGGCCAGGAGCGGGAGCAGTCCCACCGGCCCTTCCTGATGGCAGTGGTGCAGCAGGGTGAGGGCGGTGAGCCACGGCGGCGCCGCAAGCGGGGCCTGGAGTGCGACGGCAAGGTGAGTGCCTGCTGCAAGCGCCAGTTCTACGTCAATTTCAAGGACATTGGCTGGAGTGACTGGATCATAGCGCCAGGGGGCTACCACGCCAACTACTGCGAAGGCGACTGCCCCAGCCACGTGGCCAGCATTACAGGCTCCTCGCTGTCCTTCCACTCCACTGTCATCAACCACTACCGCATACGGGGCTACGCACCCTTCCAGAACATCAAGTCGTGCTGCGTGCCGACGCGGCTACGCGCCATGTCCATGCTCTACTACAACGAGGAGCAGAAGATCGTCAAGAAGGATATCCAGAACATGGTCGTAGAGGAGTGTGGCTGCTCCTAA